One stretch of Zingiber officinale cultivar Zhangliang chromosome 6B, Zo_v1.1, whole genome shotgun sequence DNA includes these proteins:
- the LOC121991741 gene encoding UDP-glycosyltransferase 73C6-like — protein sequence MSGSNRKPAHFVLIPFLAQGHMIPMIDLARVLSLRGALVTVVTTPANASRCAYVVDRANDAAGGDEPPIRLVEIRFPCAEAGLPEGCESIDLIPSADLIHNFFTAFGMLREPLLLHLRQQRGRPKPSCLVSDSCVLWTGDVARELRIPRLIFESPSCFYLLCSHAVSELEHAEDSASSPFEPLLVPELPHRVETVRAQSSRFFDLPGFKRYREEWVEDQSSAHGFLINTFRELESPYLDGYEKAVGKRVWPVGPFALCYKDGEKVSRGNRVATDVADRILKWLDANEPGSVVYVNFGSLVKNSPSHLQAVGLGLEASNRPFLWAVKQEETSGEEMEAWLSLFEERTRARGLTTRGWVPQVLILSHPSVGGFMTHCGWNSTLEAVAAGVPMITWPHFWDQFLNEKLVVNVLGIGVALKPNTEAVFISHLSHGLISGEDVEKAVKELMDGGEEGKERRKRARELGEKARKAMEEGGSSYEQANLMIQRVLELGEELDPDCI from the coding sequence ATGAGCGGCAGCAATCGGAAGCCCGCCCACTTCGTCCTGATTCCCTTCCTTGCTCAAGGCCACATGATCCCCATGATCGACTTGGCCCGCGTCCTCTCCCTCCGCGGCGCCCTCGTCACCGTCGTCACTACCCCCGCCAACGCCTCCCGCTGCGCTTACGTTGTTGACCGCGCCAACGACGCCGCCGGCGGCGACGAACCGCCGATCCGACTCGTCGAGATCCGCTTTCCCTGCGCAGAGGCCGGATTGCCGGAGGGATGCGAGAGCATCGACCTCATCCCCTCCGCCGATCTCATCCACAATTTTTTCACGGCGTTCGGGATGCTGCGGGAGCCGCTGCTGCTCCACCTCCGGCAGCAGCGGGGCCGGCCCAAGCCGAGCTGCCTCGTCTCCGACTCCTGCGTACTGTGGACGGGTGACGTGGCTCGGGAGCTGCGAATCCCTCGTTTGATCTTCGAGTCGCCCTCCTGCTTCTACCTCCTCTGCAGCCACGCCGTGAGCGAGCTGGAGCACGCTGAGGACTCTGCTTCGTCGCCGTTCGAACCCCTCCTTGTGCCCGAGTTGCCTCACCGAGTAGAGACGGTGCGCGCCCAGTCGAGCAGGTTCTTCGACCTGCCAGGGTTCAAGAGGTATCGCGAGGAGTGGGTGGAGGATCAATCCTCTGCCCATGGTTTCTTGATCAATACCTTCCGTGAATTGGAGTCGCCGTATCTCGATGGATACGAGAAGGCGGTCGGCAAGAGGGTTTGGCCCGTCGGCCCCTTTGCCCTCTGTTACAAGGACGGGGAGAAGGTATCGAGAGGGAACCGGGTGGCGACCGACGTGGCCGACCGCATCTTGAAATGGCTGGACGCCAACGAGCCCGGGTCGGTGGTGTACGTCAACTTCGGGAGTCTGGTGAAGAACAGCCCGTCGCATCTGCAGGCGGTGGGGCTCGGCCTGGAGGCATCGAACAGGCCGTTCCTCTGGGCGGTGAAGCAGGAGGAGACGTCGGGGGAGGAGATGGAGGCGTGGCTGTCCCTGTTTGAGGAGAGGACGCGGGCTCGTGGTCTGACGACGAGGGGGTGGGTGCCGCAGGTGCTCATCTTATCGCACCCTTCGGTGGGGGGATTCATGACGCACTGCGGTTGGAACTCGACACTGGAGGCGGTGGCAGCCGGCGTGCCGATGATCACGTGGCCACACTTTTGGGACCAGTTCCTCAACGAGAAGCTGGTGGTGAATGTGCTGGGGATCGGCGTGGCGCTCAAGCCCAATACCGAGGCCGTCTTCATCTCTCATCTCAGCCATGGTTTGATTAGCGGGGAGGATGTGGAGAAGGCGGTGAAGGAGTTGATGGACGGAGGGGaggaaggaaaagagaggaggaagagagcgaGGGAACTGGGGGAGAAGGCCAGGAAGGCAATGGAGGAAGGAGGTTCTTCGTACGAGCAGGCCAATCTCATGATTCAACGTGTGCTCGAGCTCGGAGAGGAGCTCGATCCTGATTGCATCTAA